Proteins encoded within one genomic window of Halobacteroides halobius DSM 5150:
- the rplJ gene encoding 50S ribosomal protein L10, with protein sequence MARREKELVVEELTEKFQTAKSAVLTDYRGLDVEEVTELRDKLRDASVDYKVVKNTLAYLAAKEAGVEEIGEYLSGPTAIAFAEEDPVAPAQVLADFAEDHDDLEIKSGIVEGTLIDTAGVESLADIPPREVLLGQIARGMKAPISGLVHALNYPLQSLAYALNAVKEQKED encoded by the coding sequence GTGGCTCGAAGAGAGAAAGAATTAGTTGTTGAAGAATTAACTGAGAAATTTCAGACTGCTAAATCAGCTGTTTTAACTGATTATCGTGGTTTGGATGTTGAGGAAGTAACGGAATTAAGAGATAAATTAAGAGATGCTAGTGTAGATTATAAAGTAGTAAAGAATACTCTTGCCTACTTAGCTGCTAAAGAAGCTGGGGTAGAAGAGATTGGAGAATATTTATCTGGGCCAACTGCTATTGCTTTTGCTGAAGAAGACCCAGTTGCTCCAGCTCAAGTATTAGCTGATTTTGCTGAAGATCATGATGACTTAGAGATTAAATCAGGAATTGTAGAGGGAACACTAATTGATACAGCGGGAGTTGAGTCATTAGCTGATATTCCACCACGTGAGGTTTTATTAGGACAGATTGCACGTGGTATGAAAGCGCCTATTTCTGGTTTAGTTCATGCATTAAATTATCCATTACAAAGTTTAGCTTATGCGCTTAATGCTGTTAAAGAACAAAAAGAAGACTAA
- a CDS encoding VanW family protein: protein MKKLVIIKILLIICLVSSIDSSMALNLSVIEKIKQYNLHNITSTYTTYFNPEDKNRVTNIKVAAQKINGTVVLPGQVFSFNKEVGPRTKERGFKSASEIVNGKLTPGIGGGICQLSSTLYNAILLADLEVVTRSNHSRPVSYVPLGRGATVYYNLIDFKFKNNTSTPLMIMAQMTRGQLTVSILGNYLEREVEIITTKPQVLKAKVKKIIDYNLEEGTTRILNSGRKGFKVTVKKVITTGKKIIETEIISTDIYPPQPKIIKYNPKE, encoded by the coding sequence GTGAAAAAGTTAGTTATAATCAAGATATTATTGATTATTTGTTTAGTAAGTTCAATTGATTCTAGTATGGCACTAAATTTGTCAGTGATAGAAAAGATTAAGCAGTATAACTTACATAACATAACTTCTACCTATACTACTTATTTTAATCCTGAAGATAAAAATCGGGTTACAAATATAAAAGTAGCAGCCCAAAAAATAAATGGAACAGTAGTATTACCTGGTCAAGTCTTTTCATTTAACAAGGAGGTTGGCCCGCGAACAAAAGAGCGAGGATTTAAATCAGCTTCAGAGATAGTTAATGGTAAATTGACTCCTGGAATTGGAGGCGGAATTTGTCAACTTTCATCTACATTATACAATGCTATTTTATTAGCTGATTTAGAAGTAGTAACTAGATCTAATCATTCTCGTCCAGTAAGTTATGTACCATTAGGTAGAGGAGCTACTGTATATTATAATTTAATAGATTTTAAGTTTAAAAACAATACATCTACCCCTTTAATGATAATGGCTCAAATGACTAGAGGGCAATTGACAGTGAGTATTCTTGGTAATTACTTGGAAAGAGAAGTAGAAATAATTACCACTAAACCACAAGTGCTAAAAGCTAAAGTAAAAAAAATAATAGATTATAATTTAGAAGAAGGAACTACAAGGATTTTGAATTCTGGTAGAAAAGGATTTAAAGTCACAGTTAAAAAGGTAATAACTACAGGAAAAAAAATAATTGAAACAGAAATTATTTCTACAGATATTTATCCTCCGCAGCCTAAAATTATTAAATATAATCCTAAAGAATAA
- the rplK gene encoding 50S ribosomal protein L11, with protein MAKKVVGKISLQIPAGEASPAPPVGPALGQHGINIMGFCKAFNAKTADQAGNIIPVEITVYADRSFDFITKTPPAADLLKKAAGLETASGEPNVNKVGTVSLDDVKEIAELKMEDLNAASLESAMSMIKGTARSMGLVVEE; from the coding sequence ATGGCAAAGAAAGTCGTCGGTAAGATTAGTTTACAGATTCCTGCTGGTGAAGCTAGTCCAGCTCCTCCCGTTGGTCCTGCATTAGGACAGCACGGAATTAATATTATGGGATTTTGTAAAGCATTTAATGCTAAAACTGCTGATCAAGCTGGAAATATTATTCCGGTTGAGATTACAGTTTATGCTGACCGTTCTTTTGATTTTATTACTAAAACTCCACCTGCAGCGGATTTATTAAAGAAAGCTGCTGGTCTTGAGACAGCTTCTGGAGAACCTAATGTTAATAAAGTAGGAACTGTTAGTCTAGATGATGTAAAGGAAATTGCAGAGTTAAAGATGGAAGATTTAAATGCTGCATCTTTGGAATCTGCTATGAGTATGATTAAAGGTACTGCTCGTAGTATGGGACTTGTTGTAGAAGAATAA
- the sigH gene encoding RNA polymerase sporulation sigma factor SigH, translating to MAKPISQQEVYANYNNMSDDELVELAQQGNNLAIEYLIKKYKNFVKAKAKSYFLIGADRQDIIQEGLIGLYKAIRDYEVDRLASFRSFAELCITRQIITAIKTATRQKHQPLNSYVSLDKPIFSKESDRTLLDVLEGHKIHDPEKIFVTNQAYDYLEKNIKEMLSDLEFAVLKEYLRDKSYDEIADTLNRHVKSVDNALQRIKNKINDFLEENDF from the coding sequence ATGGCAAAACCAATCTCACAGCAAGAGGTGTATGCTAATTATAATAATATGTCAGATGATGAATTGGTGGAATTGGCCCAACAAGGAAATAATTTAGCTATAGAATATTTGATAAAAAAATACAAAAATTTTGTAAAAGCAAAAGCTAAGTCCTATTTTCTAATAGGAGCTGATCGACAAGATATTATCCAAGAAGGGCTAATTGGTTTATACAAGGCGATTAGGGATTATGAGGTTGATAGATTAGCATCTTTTCGTTCCTTTGCTGAATTATGTATTACCAGACAGATCATTACTGCTATTAAAACAGCTACCAGACAAAAACATCAACCTCTAAATTCGTATGTTTCCTTAGACAAACCGATTTTTAGTAAGGAATCTGATAGAACTTTATTAGATGTTTTAGAGGGTCATAAAATTCATGACCCTGAAAAGATATTTGTTACTAATCAAGCATATGATTATTTAGAAAAAAATATTAAAGAAATGTTAAGTGATTTGGAATTTGCTGTATTAAAAGAATATTTACGGGATAAAAGTTATGATGAAATTGCTGATACATTGAATAGACATGTCAAGTCGGTAGATAATGCTTTACAGAGAATTAAAAATAAAATCAATGATTTTTTAGAAGAAAATGATTTCTAA
- the rpmG gene encoding 50S ribosomal protein L33 — MREIITLACTECKRRNYSTTKNPSNQRQRVELKKYCKFCKEHTLHKETR; from the coding sequence ATGAGGGAAATAATTACTTTAGCTTGCACAGAGTGTAAGAGACGTAATTATAGTACTACTAAGAATCCAAGTAATCAACGTCAAAGAGTGGAGCTGAAAAAGTACTGTAAATTTTGTAAAGAACACACTCTTCATAAAGAAACTAGATAA
- a CDS encoding Mini-ribonuclease 3, whose protein sequence is MFNNLNNFPSRPRLLSPSSLAYIGDSVFEVFIRTFLLEKGGKPNRLHQEAIKYVNATAQANLLEELRPELTKEEAVIVRRGRNTKTNSPSNVDQATYQYSTAFEALIGYLYLAGEEERLLELFAKIKELLHADRD, encoded by the coding sequence ATGTTTAATAACTTAAATAACTTTCCTAGCCGACCAAGATTATTGTCCCCGTCAAGTTTAGCTTATATAGGTGATAGCGTTTTTGAGGTGTTTATACGTACGTTTTTGTTAGAAAAAGGTGGTAAGCCTAATCGATTGCATCAAGAAGCAATTAAGTATGTTAATGCTACAGCACAGGCAAATTTATTAGAGGAATTAAGACCAGAGTTAACTAAAGAAGAAGCAGTCATTGTCCGGCGCGGAAGAAATACTAAGACTAATTCTCCAAGTAATGTTGATCAAGCTACTTATCAATATAGTACAGCTTTTGAGGCTTTAATAGGCTATTTATATCTAGCTGGAGAAGAAGAGAGATTATTAGAGTTATTTGCTAAGATAAAAGAGCTTCTACATGCGGATAGGGATTAA
- the rplA gene encoding 50S ribosomal protein L1: MSKRYNQAMDKVNRDKEYSVREGLELAKETATANFDETIELSVKLGIDPGQNDQQVRDTYVLPNGTGQEVTVIAFAQGEKVKEAEAAGADVVGGEELAEKIQNGWMDFDAVVATPDMMSVVGKLGPILGPQGMMPNPKLGTVTFDLEDAINDLKAGKIEYRADKSGNVHAPIGKASFSLDDLYDNFEGLMRAIVKSRPSGVKGRYLLNISVASTMGPGVKLDPNEILDLTT; encoded by the coding sequence ATGTCTAAAAGATATAATCAAGCAATGGATAAAGTTAATAGAGACAAAGAATATAGTGTTCGTGAAGGTTTAGAATTAGCTAAAGAAACTGCTACTGCTAACTTTGATGAAACTATTGAATTATCTGTTAAGTTAGGTATTGATCCTGGTCAAAATGACCAACAGGTTAGAGATACTTATGTATTACCTAATGGGACAGGACAAGAAGTAACAGTTATTGCTTTTGCACAGGGAGAAAAGGTTAAAGAAGCAGAAGCTGCTGGCGCAGATGTAGTAGGTGGAGAAGAATTAGCTGAAAAAATTCAGAATGGTTGGATGGATTTTGATGCGGTAGTTGCTACTCCAGATATGATGAGTGTAGTAGGTAAATTAGGACCTATTTTAGGACCGCAAGGAATGATGCCAAACCCTAAATTAGGTACTGTAACTTTTGACTTGGAAGATGCAATTAATGATCTTAAAGCTGGTAAGATTGAGTATAGAGCTGATAAATCTGGAAATGTTCATGCTCCAATTGGAAAGGCTAGCTTTTCACTTGATGATTTATATGATAATTTTGAAGGTCTAATGCGAGCTATAGTTAAGTCTAGACCTAGTGGAGTTAAAGGTAGATATTTACTTAATATTTCTGTTGCGTCTACAATGGGACCTGGAGTTAAGTTAGATCCTAATGAAATATTAGATTTAACTACTTAA
- a CDS encoding FAD-dependent thymidylate synthase: MQITNFEATGLEKVTAWINKNGIKNLNKDAVKEVLRTVNISFIAEEITRAESTLLCELKDSYVQQSQRYVTMDEESYSLPDLADDDKKRAKKLVNKAFALYDRMSELKAGDFKGRPQVDNYKHGIPIEDAR; encoded by the coding sequence ATGCAGATTACCAATTTTGAAGCAACTGGATTAGAAAAAGTAACAGCCTGGATTAACAAGAATGGTATTAAAAATTTAAATAAAGATGCTGTTAAAGAGGTTTTAAGGACAGTAAATATTTCTTTTATAGCTGAAGAAATAACTAGAGCAGAAAGTACCTTATTATGTGAATTAAAAGATTCTTATGTCCAACAGAGTCAAAGGTATGTGACGATGGATGAAGAGTCATATTCTTTACCTGATTTAGCGGATGATGATAAAAAAAGGGCCAAAAAATTAGTTAATAAAGCATTTGCTTTATATGATAGGATGTCAGAACTTAAAGCAGGTGATTTTAAGGGACGGCCACAAGTTGATAATTATAAGCATGGGATACCAATTGAAGATGCAAGATAG
- the ltrA gene encoding group II intron reverse transcriptase/maturase has protein sequence MTALEKKQVESKKKSKLRNNEYYDTQEIQDMLYEYSEKGYNFKSLMQHITSRKNILLAYRNIKKNTGSKTRGTNNKTIKDLEEKSTEELVEYVRNRLEYYVPQSVRRVYIPKPDGRKRPLGIPTIKDRLIQQCIKQVLEPICEAKFHNHSYGFRPNRSTKHAIARIMYLINFSKLHYTVDIDIKSFFDNVDHNKLKKQLWSMGIRDKKLISILGNMLEAKIEGEGVPEKGTPQGGIISPLLSNIVLNEMDWWISNQWETFKTDYKYNRKGDKITAIKKTNLKEIYIIRYADDFKIMCRDFETASKIKIATIKWLKERLNLEVSEKKTSITNLKKNHTEFLGIKLKVVKKGNKYICRSKVANGVKPKLINKFRNQIQRIRRKTTPKEVSKLNSMILGMQNYYSMATYVNKDFSDIAFKVNRTLRKRLSEILSEKGTESKTFQKFYGEYNYKPHCVAGIRIFPIAGVTFKAPMNFSQEICDYTRIGREKIHKKLRSVSPVVLKYLVENPVRDKSIKYNDNRIARYSGQNGCCFVTGIPLGIGDIECHHKRPEKDGGKDTYRNLCLVTKDIHKLIHATKKKTIKRYYDKVKCYFDENTLSKLNKLRTKAGNDCIELS, from the coding sequence ATGACTGCGTTAGAGAAGAAGCAAGTTGAGAGCAAAAAGAAAAGTAAGTTAAGAAACAACGAATATTATGATACCCAAGAAATTCAGGATATGTTATATGAATATAGTGAGAAGGGTTATAATTTTAAAAGTTTAATGCAACACATTACTTCAAGAAAAAATATACTTTTAGCTTACAGAAATATTAAGAAAAATACTGGTAGTAAAACTAGAGGTACTAATAATAAAACCATCAAGGATTTAGAAGAGAAATCTACAGAGGAACTTGTAGAATATGTGAGAAACAGACTTGAGTATTATGTACCACAGTCTGTAAGAAGGGTTTATATTCCTAAACCTGATGGTAGGAAAAGACCTTTAGGCATACCCACAATTAAAGATAGACTTATTCAACAATGTATTAAACAGGTTTTAGAACCTATCTGTGAAGCTAAATTTCATAACCACAGTTATGGTTTTAGACCTAATAGGTCAACTAAACACGCTATAGCAAGAATAATGTATTTGATAAATTTTAGCAAATTACACTATACAGTTGATATAGATATCAAAAGTTTCTTTGATAATGTTGACCATAACAAGTTGAAGAAACAATTGTGGAGTATGGGAATAAGAGATAAAAAGCTAATCTCTATACTGGGAAATATGCTAGAAGCAAAAATAGAAGGTGAGGGTGTTCCAGAGAAAGGAACACCGCAAGGTGGAATAATCTCACCTTTGCTTTCTAATATAGTATTAAATGAAATGGATTGGTGGATTTCCAATCAATGGGAAACATTTAAAACAGATTATAAATATAATAGAAAAGGCGACAAAATTACAGCCATAAAGAAAACAAATCTAAAAGAAATCTATATTATAAGATATGCAGATGATTTTAAAATAATGTGTAGAGATTTTGAAACTGCAAGTAAAATTAAGATAGCTACAATTAAATGGTTAAAAGAAAGATTAAATCTTGAAGTGAGTGAGAAGAAGACGAGTATAACTAATCTTAAGAAAAATCATACTGAATTTTTGGGGATTAAATTGAAGGTTGTCAAGAAAGGCAATAAATACATTTGCAGGTCAAAAGTAGCCAATGGAGTAAAACCAAAATTAATTAATAAATTTAGAAATCAAATACAGCGAATTAGAAGAAAAACTACACCAAAGGAAGTATCTAAGTTAAATTCAATGATATTAGGAATGCAAAATTACTACTCTATGGCTACATACGTAAATAAAGATTTCAGTGATATAGCCTTCAAAGTTAACAGAACCTTAAGAAAACGCCTTAGTGAAATATTGAGTGAAAAAGGTACTGAATCAAAAACTTTCCAGAAATTTTATGGAGAGTATAACTATAAGCCTCATTGTGTAGCTGGAATTAGAATATTTCCAATTGCTGGTGTAACATTTAAAGCTCCAATGAATTTTTCGCAAGAAATATGTGATTACACCAGAATTGGAAGGGAGAAAATACACAAGAAACTTAGAAGTGTATCACCAGTAGTTTTAAAATATTTAGTTGAAAATCCAGTTAGGGATAAATCAATTAAATATAACGATAACCGAATTGCCAGATATTCTGGACAAAATGGTTGTTGTTTTGTTACTGGTATTCCTTTAGGGATTGGAGATATTGAATGTCATCACAAAAGACCTGAAAAAGATGGAGGTAAGGACACTTACAGAAATCTTTGCTTGGTTACTAAGGATATTCATAAATTGATACACGCTACAAAGAAAAAGACAATAAAACGCTACTATGATAAGGTGAAATGTTACTTTGATGAAAATACCTTAAGTAAGCTCAACAAACTTCGAACTAAGGCAGGAAATGACTGTATTGAACTATCTTAA
- the rplL gene encoding 50S ribosomal protein L7/L12, producing the protein MNKEDILEAIEEMTVLELAELVEELEEKFDVSAAPVAAAPAAGAAAGGAGAEEQTEFDVVLTGTGGSKIKVIKAVREVTDLGLKDAKALVDDAPNPVKEGLEKEEAEEIKEQLEEAGAEIELK; encoded by the coding sequence ATGAATAAAGAAGATATTTTAGAAGCTATTGAGGAAATGACGGTTTTAGAACTTGCAGAATTGGTTGAGGAATTAGAAGAAAAATTTGATGTGAGTGCTGCTCCAGTTGCTGCTGCCCCTGCTGCTGGTGCTGCTGCTGGTGGTGCTGGTGCTGAAGAGCAAACTGAATTTGATGTTGTTTTAACTGGTACTGGTGGAAGTAAGATTAAGGTAATCAAAGCTGTAAGAGAAGTTACTGACTTAGGACTTAAGGATGCTAAGGCATTAGTAGATGACGCTCCAAATCCTGTAAAAGAAGGTTTAGAAAAAGAAGAAGCAGAAGAAATTAAAGAACAATTAGAAGAAGCTGGAGCAGAAATTGAACTTAAGTAA
- the nusG gene encoding transcription termination/antitermination protein NusG: MSERNWYAIYTYSGNEERVKVNMTQRVKSTGMEDKIFDILIPTEDKVEVKDGKETVKKDEIFPGYVLVQMIMDDDSWYVVRNTPGVIGFASAGTDPVPVSEEEIQRIKQDMGMEELAKANTDLEIDQKVKVTDGVLEDHVGVIKEINYETKEMIVQVSMFGRETPVELEFGQVEKV, translated from the coding sequence ATGAGTGAACGCAATTGGTATGCTATTTATACCTATTCTGGTAATGAAGAACGAGTAAAAGTTAATATGACCCAAAGGGTTAAAAGTACTGGGATGGAAGATAAAATCTTTGATATTTTGATTCCTACTGAAGATAAAGTAGAAGTAAAAGACGGTAAGGAGACAGTCAAGAAGGATGAGATTTTCCCAGGATATGTCCTGGTTCAAATGATTATGGATGATGATTCCTGGTATGTTGTTCGCAATACCCCTGGAGTAATTGGTTTTGCTAGTGCAGGAACAGACCCAGTGCCTGTTTCTGAGGAAGAAATCCAAAGGATTAAGCAAGATATGGGAATGGAAGAATTAGCTAAAGCCAATACAGATTTAGAAATAGATCAAAAAGTTAAAGTAACTGATGGTGTATTAGAAGATCATGTTGGTGTAATTAAAGAAATTAATTATGAAACTAAAGAAATGATAGTACAAGTTTCTATGTTTGGCCGTGAAACTCCAGTTGAACTAGAGTTTGGCCAAGTAGAAAAAGTATAA
- the rlmB gene encoding 23S rRNA (guanosine(2251)-2'-O)-methyltransferase RlmB, translating to MAQVEGRNPVIEALKGDRKIKEILMLEGAHGAAIDTIYDLAKQEDVEIKKVDKGQLNNMAKSHAHQGVIALAQDLKYWQLDHLVQYAKEKCIAADKEAPFLVLLDEIKDPHNFGAILRICDGAGVDGVIIPKRRAVGFTPAVAKASAGAIEHVPVAQVTNLARSIDQLKDKGFWIAGADISGEQNYFTADLKGSLGLVIGSEGTGMRRLVKEKCDFLVKMPMNGKVDSLNASVAAGILIYDSIRQRMEG from the coding sequence ATGGCTCAAGTTGAAGGAAGAAATCCGGTTATTGAAGCTTTAAAAGGTGATAGAAAGATAAAAGAGATTTTAATGTTAGAAGGTGCTCATGGAGCTGCAATTGATACTATTTATGATTTAGCTAAACAAGAAGATGTTGAAATAAAAAAGGTGGATAAGGGCCAACTAAATAATATGGCTAAGTCACATGCTCATCAGGGGGTTATTGCCTTGGCCCAAGATTTAAAATACTGGCAGTTAGATCATTTGGTACAATATGCTAAAGAAAAATGTATTGCTGCAGATAAAGAGGCTCCATTTTTAGTTTTATTAGATGAAATTAAGGATCCACACAATTTTGGAGCCATTTTGCGAATTTGTGATGGAGCAGGTGTTGATGGAGTGATAATTCCCAAAAGAAGGGCAGTTGGTTTTACGCCAGCAGTAGCTAAGGCATCTGCTGGAGCAATTGAACATGTACCAGTAGCTCAAGTGACTAATTTAGCTAGAAGTATAGATCAATTAAAGGATAAAGGTTTTTGGATAGCTGGAGCTGATATAAGTGGAGAACAAAACTATTTCACTGCTGATTTAAAAGGCTCTTTAGGGTTAGTAATAGGTAGTGAAGGGACAGGTATGAGAAGGTTAGTTAAAGAAAAGTGTGACTTTCTAGTTAAGATGCCAATGAATGGTAAAGTAGATTCTTTAAATGCTTCAGTAGCTGCTGGGATCTTAATTTATGATTCTATCCGGCAAAGAATGGAAGGTTAA
- a CDS encoding FAD-dependent thymidylate synthase — MTGDKLYELFSLLYNKELSDLFSEFKLEIRKQLPDSIIKLLPVSYNNNDLLEELYQAEFKKINVNNRMVLLDSFANLDLKVGLGAATSTSAQTPSQKLQLWGLEATSKAQGLAKRVLGYGHESIAEQARTTFGMMCSMVTYHQQIRHRLSENHREKLESLILDSDRDVCLPPTIKESIFKEDFLSLVRQFKKFRIYLYKKYNLDKILPFLLNCDQIKLIIATNARIDIEMLAERICRNAQWEIRELSTKKLKQLRELSNILYEKALPSCVYGKCKEGKLTCGKQQQMRKEWRS, encoded by the coding sequence ATGACAGGAGATAAACTTTATGAGCTATTTTCTTTGCTATACAATAAAGAGTTATCTGACCTGTTTAGTGAATTTAAATTAGAAATTAGAAAGCAATTACCAGATAGTATAATTAAACTGCTACCAGTTAGTTATAATAATAATGATTTATTAGAAGAGTTATATCAAGCTGAGTTTAAAAAGATAAATGTAAATAATAGAATGGTCTTATTAGATTCATTTGCTAACTTAGATTTAAAAGTCGGACTGGGAGCTGCTACTAGTACTTCTGCTCAAACTCCTTCACAAAAGCTACAATTATGGGGCCTAGAAGCTACTAGTAAAGCCCAAGGGTTAGCTAAGAGGGTTTTAGGTTATGGACATGAAAGTATTGCTGAACAAGCTAGAACAACTTTTGGCATGATGTGTAGTATGGTTACTTATCATCAACAAATTCGTCATAGGCTGTCAGAAAATCACAGAGAGAAGTTAGAGTCTTTGATTTTAGATAGCGATAGAGATGTATGTTTGCCGCCGACTATTAAAGAATCAATTTTCAAAGAAGACTTCTTAAGTTTAGTTAGGCAGTTTAAAAAGTTTAGAATTTATCTTTATAAAAAATATAATTTAGATAAGATTTTACCCTTTTTATTAAATTGTGATCAAATCAAATTAATTATAGCGACCAATGCTAGAATAGATATAGAGATGTTAGCTGAAAGGATATGTAGGAATGCGCAATGGGAAATAAGAGAGTTATCTACTAAAAAATTAAAGCAGTTAAGAGAATTATCAAATATTTTATATGAAAAAGCTCTTCCTTCATGTGTTTATGGGAAGTGTAAGGAAGGCAAACTTACTTGTGGTAAACAACAGCAAATGCGCAAGGAATGGAGGAGTTAA
- the secE gene encoding preprotein translocase subunit SecE yields the protein MAKKDKSALEKIKKFFREVKVELKKVNWPNQTELISYTGVVIAVVLLVGLFIGGVDAVFSQLIRPLILD from the coding sequence ATGGCTAAAAAAGATAAAAGTGCTTTAGAGAAGATAAAGAAGTTTTTTCGTGAAGTAAAGGTTGAATTGAAAAAAGTGAATTGGCCGAACCAAACTGAATTAATTTCTTATACAGGTGTAGTTATAGCTGTAGTTTTACTTGTTGGATTATTTATTGGTGGTGTTGATGCTGTCTTTTCTCAGCTTATTCGGCCACTTATACTTGACTAG
- the tuf gene encoding elongation factor Tu: protein MAKEKFERSKPHVNIGTIGHVDHGKTTTTAAITKVLAAGEEGSVEFGEIDNAPEEQERGITIATSHVEYETANRHYAHVDCPGHADYVKNMITGAAQMDGAILIVSAADGPMPQTREHLLLARQVGVPEIVVFLNKADMVDDEELVELVEMEVRELLNEYDFNGDEAEIVTGSALKALEEPTGEWADAINELMDAVDEQIPTPERDTDKEFLMPIEDIFTITGRGTVATGRVERGRVEVGDEAEIVGIKETEDTVITGLEMFRKEMEFSQAGDNVGALLRGIDKEDVERGQVLAEPGSITPHTKFKAEVYVLSKDEGGRHTPFFDGYKPQFYFRTTDVTGTINLPEGVDMVMPGDNIEMDAELISPIAMEEGLRFAIREGGKTVGAGVVTEIIE from the coding sequence ATGGCAAAAGAAAAGTTTGAGAGAAGTAAACCCCATGTTAATATTGGTACAATTGGACACGTAGACCATGGAAAGACAACAACAACAGCTGCAATTACAAAAGTATTAGCAGCAGGAGAAGAAGGGTCAGTAGAATTTGGTGAGATTGATAATGCACCAGAGGAACAAGAAAGAGGAATTACAATTGCAACATCTCACGTAGAATATGAAACTGCTAACAGACATTATGCTCACGTTGATTGCCCAGGTCACGCAGACTATGTAAAGAATATGATTACAGGTGCAGCTCAGATGGATGGAGCAATCTTAATTGTATCTGCAGCGGACGGGCCAATGCCACAAACAAGAGAGCACTTATTATTAGCTCGTCAGGTAGGGGTACCAGAAATTGTAGTATTCTTAAATAAAGCAGACATGGTAGATGACGAAGAGCTAGTAGAGTTAGTAGAAATGGAAGTAAGAGAATTACTTAACGAATATGACTTTAATGGAGACGAAGCAGAAATAGTTACAGGATCTGCTTTAAAGGCATTAGAAGAGCCAACAGGAGAATGGGCAGATGCTATTAATGAATTAATGGATGCAGTAGATGAGCAGATTCCTACTCCAGAAAGAGATACAGATAAAGAATTCTTAATGCCAATTGAAGATATCTTTACAATCACAGGTCGTGGAACAGTAGCGACAGGACGTGTAGAGAGAGGAAGAGTAGAAGTAGGAGATGAAGCAGAGATAGTAGGAATTAAAGAGACAGAAGATACAGTAATCACAGGACTTGAGATGTTTAGAAAAGAAATGGAATTTTCTCAAGCAGGAGATAATGTTGGTGCTTTATTAAGAGGTATTGATAAAGAGGATGTAGAGCGTGGACAAGTATTAGCCGAGCCAGGTTCTATTACACCACATACTAAATTTAAAGCAGAGGTTTATGTACTAAGTAAAGATGAAGGTGGACGACATACTCCATTCTTTGATGGATATAAGCCACAATTTTATTTCAGAACAACAGATGTGACAGGAACAATTAACTTACCAGAAGGCGTAGATATGGTAATGCCTGGAGATAATATTGAGATGGATGCAGAGTTAATTTCTCCGATAGCAATGGAAGAAGGGTTAAGATTTGCGATTCGTGAAGGTGGAAAGACAGTAGGAGCCGGTGTTGTTACTGAAATTATTGAATAA